The Fusarium poae strain DAOMC 252244 chromosome 2, whole genome shotgun sequence nucleotide sequence GAGCGGTTGATAGAGTAGTCAACCAAGTGTTGGTCTGAAAAGCCACTTGCATCAAGTGGAATATGTGCTGTGCCGGCAGTCGAATGAGCACTGAGACGACCGCCGTCTCTCAGAACCTGTCCGAAAGATACAAGAGACTCGTCTAAATGGGGACGACTGTCCAGAGTTTGGGATCGGCGTTGAGCGGCTGCAACATCTGCATAACGACGAGGCCTCCAAAAATCTCGACGACGTGTCAGACGATCCCAGACAGACTGCACCTGGTGAGAGACTGATCTTTGAGGCATTTTGTCCCTATACAACCGCCCCAACTGCAGGATTATGGTTTGGAAGGGAAGAGGCTCGCCCAAAAGAATGAGATGAGACTGATAGGTCGGCACTTTGAAGTAAGGATGATGAGTGTCATATCCTGAAGAAGCAGCAGATGGAAATCAGAAACAGAGGTATCTTACCGAGTGCAATAGGATGAAGGAGTGCTGAAGTATCTCAGCACTCTTTTGGGAGAGAATCTTGTACTGGGAGGCGGCGAGGACCCAGAtgatgagagagagaaaagataGGAGTGCCACCAACGACTAACTGAGAGTGACCTTTGCAGAGCAAATGTTCAAGCCGATAACGGTCAAATAGGGATGTCAAAGGAAGTTGTAGGAGCAGAAAGAATCAGCACGAATATGCCACTAATGCTGATGCATGGAAAAGATTGGAAAACCGCTTTGGTGGTAGATAGAAAGATGACGGAATACTGTGGGGGGGAATGTTTGCCAAACTCGGGTTCGAGCCCTACAACAAGATAAAAACAAACATGGGTTTGATTTCAGTAAACGAAGAAACATTTGTCCGTCGTTTTACCTTTCCAAGTTTCAAGTACGGATCAAAAAGATTTCTTTAGTAAATAGGACTAGCCGGTGCGCCTATAAGTCGCGGAAGATAAGACGAGGGGTTTAGGAATATATACTCCGGTGGGATAGATAAGGTTGCATCTTTGACTGCATATTGGAAATCTGCTATCAGTTTGGCGATGTGTTACTGCTTTACTTACGACATCCTGCTTATTGTTGCCCACGACGGGTTGTTCTGCAGCTGTGAAGCTTGAAAAGATTTCATGTTTCTTGCCTTTAGGCCCGTCTTTTGTGTTGTATGCTGCTGGTTTGTTGGCATCGTTGTGACTATGGTAGTTTATATAGGGGAGATACTGCAATAGCAGCAAATTGAAAAGGAGAAGAGGATAGCGCAGATACGCCGCGAACTATTGGGACAACATCCCAATCTCAGAGTTGGACTGGTCCTTCGCGAGCTGCAATATTTGTCGGGGCCTCGCCTCGGAGCGCCGAAGCACGAAGTAGTCGGCGGCGGCGCTATCTCAGGCAGAAAGGTCCTCCTTTTCACCGAGGAAGCCCCTTTCGAAACGTTGCAGTTCTTCTTTTGACATGATCCCTCCTGGCAAAGTTCCTGGCCCGCGATGATACGTGTCATTTGATTCGGTGGTGTCACAGATTCCTCTAACGCCTAACATCAATATGATATCGTTTCACTTTATTTGAATTATTTTCTCAGCAGAATCTTTCTCAATCTATAAGGGAGGTATGGTTGACATGTCTAACACTTACAGCAAGAGTTTCGCATTTTGCATAGTTGAGGTAACGTTCAAAACTAAATATTAAGGATATAAATGTGATTGGACAAGACTGTAAGAATTTCTACGATATCTATAATATTGCCAGAATAGAGGTCAGGCTTTCATAGGACAATCCGCGCACGAAGCCATCAGGTACATGCAGACATATTAGATCGCGATATCGTTATCTTTGACAATTACATCAACGAGAGTGGTGAGGCATTGActacaaaaaagaaaaaggggGATTCTATGGCATATCAACATTATCACAGCATTGGAATTCGAAAGACGAAACACTTTTATTCATTAACTACTTGGTATCGGCCGACCAAGCGGCGGGAAATCAAACACAGATGTcgtttaaaaaaaaaagaaatctaTGATTATTGTTAGTATAGAGACTTGCTATAGTATAAGGTGATGCTTACCAGGACCTTAGAAGCCTGCAGATCTGTAACGCCCTCGGTAGGGCCAAAATGGCGGACTAGAAGACAAAAGTGTTAGAATAtcattatagtaatataaggACTCAGATGAACTTACGGGTTCTCTGGGATACCCCAGAGCCTGGGGCTCTACCCCGAAGCAGCTCTGCTGTTGTGGGCAGAGCCCCAGTGCGACTGGCGCCTCGCCCGAGGGGCAGCCTAGGCCTCTCCAGGAAGCCGGTTCCGAAGAGAAGGAACCTCGGGCCCCGCGTCCCGCCGGCGGCTTGGTGCGGGCAAAAGCCCGGACACGGTCCATGTTGAACAGTCCGTTGGGAAGTCGCACGCCTTTGGGAGCCACAATGTTGTAGCGGGATGCGTCGACACATTCGATGATGATCTCTTTCATAGCCTTAATGTGAAGAGCACGCATCTGAATAGCCTTTTGGTTCGTAGGCTGAGCGGGACCCGGGAAAATGttcttgatctccttgatgatctcgttcttctgcttctcgaAGAGGAAATCGCGGAGTCGTTGGTGATATTCCGTTTCGATCTTGAAGGTTTCAAACGCTTTGTTCCTAACGTCTTCACGGGTAGTGAGAGCCTTTGAGTAGAAACCTTTGGAACGGCATAGAGGCTTGAACGCATGGATCCATTGTGCGTAGACAGGACGCTTAGCTAGGCGTTGGCGATCGTTGGATTTGGCAGATGTCATCTCGTAGTCCTCAGAATAGTCGGAAGGCACATAGAACATGGGAGACTGGGAGATATATCCGAACATGGAGTCAACATCTGAGAAGGGCCGCCAGTACTCTGTAGAGGAGACTCCGACGAAGTCGAGGATTTGGTTAGGCACAGAAGTAAGCAGGATCTTAGCCCTTTTCTTGTCGATGAGTTCAACTTCGGGAATACGAATCCAGAGTCCCACGTTGTCTACGGTGAGTCCAAAGGGTTTGATGACGGATCCAAGGAGTTGCCAGATATCTCCGTGAGCTTGATGGAAGCGTAGGTACTTAGCCTGCTTGACAGTGTCACAGTAGTGAATATCTACTTGGATGTAGAAGCCGGACTTGTCGTTAGTGATCGAGTCTGGAGATGTACCCTTGTTCTAAGTTTTGGTTAGTTTTCTATGAGTATAACCAGACTATTAGGAGATATTACCTtgtcatcctcatcactaGAACTGTCTTCAGAGTTCCAGCTGGACTGACCAAGCTTGCTGATGAGGTTTGAAAAAGATGAGAAAGAGCCTAGCCGGAAAGTGAGTTACAATACACTATCAACATAATGAGATAGTCGAATACTTACGAGAACGAGGGATGAAGAGTTTCTTGCCTTTGGCAGACCAAGAAGACTTTCTCTGTTTTCCGGAATCAGGGCTAGGAGAGAAAGTTCCTTCTGGGCTAGGGCTTCCAAGTTCGGAATCAGGGCTGTCCGCCATCAGGGCCACAGCAAGTCCAGTTTGGCGAGCCACAGAGTGAGGAAGCTAGAGTCGGTTGTTAGTGTTATCTTTTGCTTTTTAATACTCTTTTATGTGTGAAATTTAAACTTACGATCTTTCTTCCCTTGTCTCGCAGTTCTTTGAGCGTAAGGGGTTCAGCGTTGGACTCGGGATTTTCTGGCGCGGCAGATTGAGGACGAGACAGATCAGAAGAAGAGGTACCAGCAGGGGAAATATTTCCAATAGGAGTAGCAGAAGACTCGAGCTCGTTGGAATCATCGTCCTGAAGCGGATCGTGGGTAGCCGGCTGGGGGAGATGTTTGGGCCAAGGGATAGCAAAATGAGCGGCTACAGCGCTTCCTGGCTCAGTGATTTGAGCTTCGGCCTCAAGAAGATGGTTAATGAGAGTGAGGATGCTCTCCTTGCGCATGTCATCACCGATGAGACCGGAGACGATGATGTCGATGTCGCCAAAATCGTTCTTACCAGGACCTTCGATAGGAGAATCGATCCAGCCAAAAGCAGGGGTTAGAGCGCGAATGACTTTGTTCTTTACCTCGAGATAGACCTCCTTGGGCATGCGAGGCGTCTCCAGAGGAGGGTCTGAGTGAGAAAAAGCCTTGCCTCCCATTGTGACGGCAAGACAAGAGGAGTGCGTGTTTGTGGTAGGGAATCAAGAGGAACAAAAGAACAAACTTTGTGGTACCGTGAAGCAAAACAGAAATGTTGGAGGAGTTTGGGAGGATGCAGGATTTGGGCCGACGAGCATGCACTAAATATGACAGCAGCTGGGATCTGACCTAACCCACTTCTAGGCCGCCCTCCGACTTTCTCTCACTGAGTCACTGACAGACACCAACACTGAATCACCTACAATATACTCTTTGGTAAGTCAGTTATTCAGCCTCAATTCTCATCTTGGTTCTTCTCAAACATGgtctctcttcatcttcgattTTCTATCTATAAGCACTAATATCTTGAAAGTCAACATCTTTTCATCTTCAAGTTTACTGCACTATTCCTCTCTCCCCTAAACATCGCATTAGGGCCAAGATCTGctttgtttttctttgtttctgACCTACAATTAGAAAGACACTCGAACAGAACCGCAAATCCACAATAGAAAAACACTTTCTATCATCCCATTATGTTTACCGATCTTTACCGTATAGATTTGCCAATGTTGACGATGCATGGAattcttcttgtcctttgtttctttttattcCTCATCTCTATGGCTATGTTCGACGAGAACCAACTGCGCCGAAATCAAGTCCGCCGCCATCGTCTCTCTGATCTGAACAAACGAGATGAGAATACAATCTAAGTATGCCTTTAGTAGGTATTACTTAACAGTCGCCGGTAAGTGGGCAATGTTTCTCAATTCTCAAGCCTCAACAATGCAGCTAATATGAACGATCGCAGACATATATAGTTCAAGGCAGCTATAAAACCTTAGACCTTTTCCGATCACAAAGACTACTACTATGTTAGAGCGAGGACTGCCTAACTATTGTTACTATCAACTTTGTGATAGAACATAACTTGGCATAATTTACTGGTATAGGAGCTGGCCCTTTCTAACTTAATACGTTTAGTTTCTTACTAAGCTAATAGTCATTGCCAGTATATAAGCTCTCTTCGTTATACCCCCAGATGTAGCATCACAAGACATGTTAATAAATCACAATGAACCCGATATAAGCTCCTGTTCTATATTGAACTTAACGATTGACTAGGCATCCTAAAAGTTTCGCAACTCATTACTGATAGCATAAACGATTTACCGCGACAACTTCCTCAATTCCCGactaatatagaatatataccTAGGGAACTCCAACTGACAGAAACTCCTGATAGATATAAACCAGCGTTACAATGTCAGGGTTATTAACGCACAATAAGACATCGCACAACTGATAACCCGAACCTAAGAGACAATCGAAGAAGCAAGGAAAGCGTTACAGATAATAATCCtggatattataattatagtcaatataataataggctATTAGACGCTGTAAAATAGCCCAAGGTCTGTTTTAATTACTATCCCTTGATCCTGAATTAGAGCTAACTTAAGAGGAGTTAATAAATCTAGATATGAACGCTACTATATTAAAGTCTAtgctaattattataaaccCAACCAGTTCCTAACTCATCGGCTATAACATTACACTACTGACTTAAAGGGCTGACAACAACACCTAACAGTCAATTCAGCCGATGCCTCCTCTTCGCTTATTATGTTATTGTTTAAGTTATAGTCACAATATATTGTCGCTATATAAGCACACCACTCTCAAGGTAAGTCTATTGTCTACGAGGTAATAATCAACCTAGACACTCAGTATGAAGGAATCTTGGATCTAATTAAAAGTAGAAAGTCACCAAGTGATCACCAAACTCGCCGCGCCGTGCGGAACGGCATATACAGGAGATAACAGTTCTTAGATAAAAACATTACTAAAATAATCTTCAATGCAGCAACCATCTCTTTAGATTCACATTACCAAAATAATAACAGTAAGGAGGTTCAGACTTATATAGAATCGATGCTATTAAATTCTTAGTAACTACTACTATAGTATAAAGTCATACCGATATAGACTATAAGGACAATAGGGATACTACCCAGTAGAGATCCAATCGGCCAACCAACTATCAACACCCCGATATCCAGACTACGGACGAATCCGTATAACTATAACCGCGATCGAGTCATCCGCGACCAAAGGGTCCACAACCAGGGCGCTTGAAAACATAGGGCCGGGAGAGATCAACTGTTATCTCTCGACACAATTTAATATCTGCCTTGGAACAAGCATTGATATACGGGTGTAATTGTAGTATGGCCCTCTGGAATAACATGCCGGGCAAGCTTCGTGGACGAAACGGCGAAAGAATCCGTGAAATGAACAGCACTGAGGCATATCCGAGACTGTTCGCAGCCGTCAGCATCTTAGCTATCCTTTGTGTGGAATCCCAATGTAGGTAAGCGATTTGGTTGGGCTTTTATATCATTGTGTTCAAATCCTATCGtaactttatattagttGGAAGAGGCCCCGAGGAGTAAGTTTCGCATATAAGCACTATCCATTGATAACATACTTTTGGAGAAGCATCGATAAAATGTAATTTGTATGCAGAATATTACAGGAATGTCGGTATCTATATAAACCGGGATCAAGTAAAGCAATAATAAAGGCTGTACTGAAGGAACCTTAAAAGGCCTTGCAGTTAACCGTGTTGtgtagtttaatatattcttggCCCTAGCTGATGAACATCTTCAGACCTGTTATTATAGTCGAGTGGCTATAGAGAAAGATCCCGATGCTTGCCGCGAAATAACGGCATATGGTAGCCAGATTTGCCAAACTTCTCTTCTTGAGATACCTGGGGCTCCTCCTCCATGGGATGTGCCGTGGCCTTGGCACCAACCCTGTGTTGAACTGTTTCTATTAGTCTTTGACTCAAGTGTAGGCATATCAAAGAGATAGGAGCGCTCTAAGTGAAATCCCAATAGAGCAGCCTAAGGCCACAGTTTTAAGACTTTACTCAGGACGCTTCCATCTCTTTAACATGCCTACACTTGGATTAAAGACAAATAGAAATCGTAACAAGGCAACCGGTGCTTCACGGCCGGTGCTCCCGTGCACTTGTCGGCGATCACTGTTGAGGGTGCTGGGCCGTCTGCGCCGAATATGTTGGTTACTGTAACTGCATCCCAGGTGTATTAGCATTGATCAATCCATGTATGTATCTTTGAAATTTCAAAGGAACGCTGAGGACTGCGATTCGTGGCTCGCCGAGCTGATCTTATCTCAAGTTACGTCGAAGTCTACTTTTCCCTCACACCTTGGGAAGAAAAGACGGTACTCACGTTCAAGAACTTGTGCCTTGGTTGGTATCATTCTGAGGATGCTTTGTCGTTCACAAGAAGCTAGTCCAGTGTCGGTGAAGGACAACTGTGAAATTTGCCGTCAGATATTGGATCACCGCCGTTACTTGTAGGCATCTTGATCTAGTACTATTGAAGTTCGTGTGTCTCGATCTATGAGCTCGGATTAGCATTCGAGCCGACTGACGGGATGAGTGTCGTCCGCTTACCTAGAGATCATCACTTATGCCCCATGTGTTTTATAGACCAGGGAAGCTCATGTATCGCTATTTCCTTGGGCGTCTCGACAGGAAGAAAATGTAGCAGAGTCAACGAACTTTTGTAGGCAGTCACTATCGTCGAGCACGTTAGTATCGGCCAGATTAGAAGGTCCTGTTGAAGGGGGGAGTCCAGTCGATCGATCTATCGATATCGGTTTGTCCGCGATGCAGTTGTGGGATTTTTGTCACATTGAAATACCTGCTGGATAGATCTGACAATGATCAGAATGTATTTCCTCTTCGTCTGCGTCCAACGATATAATACAAAGATCAAGTCGGGAAGAATAGAGGAATGGATTTTGTCTCGGAGGTAGCAAGATGGGCGGTGTCTTGATGAAGAATGCAAACGATTAGATCAGCGAGGGTTGACGTAGGAAGGAATCAGAATTCTGTCGAACCCCCTGTTGCAGAAGGGATAATGCCAAGACAGTGGGCGTGTGGCCAGCCATATCCACTCCCTATCATACCGTCCAAGCCATGCCCTAGGTAATTGTATCTTATTAGGCTTCTACAAatctcttctctccctctATTTATTTCTATACGTGCCTTTATTGGCTATATCAATACATCGAATTCATCACACCGACTGACACTCCGGTACAAACACGCGTCAAGACACACTAACAACCACGGCAAACAGCAAATCAACTATTGAGTGAGTAGTCTCGTTACTTTCTTGAAGAATTTCCCCTAAACGGCAGGGGTATCTTTACGTTGAGACAGGGCTTCATTGGTCTATAACATAAATAATGGCCGGTCTAAGCACACTGCAGCGGTCTAAAAACGACTTGCTGTTCCTTTCTTGAGAAAAAACATGACTGACATGAAACCCAGTTACCAGATACTACTTTCCTCGACATCCACCTTGATAAATTCCACCGAAAGCAATAAATCATGCTACCGTGTTGGTATCTAGCAGCCTTTTGCCAGAGTGTCACACTACCAGTCCTGACATGTACTCGAATCAAAACTCATTCAGACAGCCTAACCGTGGTCTCCTGCAACTATACGCCGTTCCCGCTCAACTGTCTGTTACAAATCCTTGGCAGAGTCCAATTTATGGTATACCTTTCGGAGATTTCATGCCACAAATCGGCTTATTACTTCAGGCAACTGTGATACTTGATTGTTTCTTAATTACATTCTACTACAATACGGCTCGCGGCATGACAATCTAGTTCAATGCCCTCATTTCCACTAGCCTTACTCTTCCACTGTCAATACGGTTGTTTGCCTGTCTTGTTCCTTTCATTTGATAACTTGTTGCTCGGTTGTTAGTGTAACCAAAAAAGCGTCGTGTCTGAATAACACCTTTGTTTGCTGACGTGTGCAAATTAAAAAAACATGGCATGTTACACTTGCAGTTCTCGTTCAACCCCATTTCTCTGTGACAGATAATCGCCCTTTCATTATCCAAAATTCCTTTCTAGAAGCTTTAGTTCAATGATTCATGATGGACGCCAGACTACAGGGTAATTTGAGTACAACCAGTTAAATGCATCACACCTCAGGAtatcagaaaagttggctgcTAGAAacataagagacaaaattagtaggtcgGTTCATAGATCGTAGAATATAGTCCTTatactacttatttttataccgtGAGACTTgggaggccaacttttctgcccCTCCACAGATCATAACCGACGATCAAAGTTCAAAGCGTCAGAGGCGTGAAACAAACGAAACTTTGGTAGATATTCCCAACCAAAAGGATATCTTGTCGTCGTTTCTTTTGCAAAATATGCGCTCGCTCTTGAGATATATACACAAAGCCTCACGCTAGAATCCTGCAGAACCCTAATTGGAACCCGCACTTAGCCTCAGTCCAAACTTGAGCGGGGAAGATATAAGTTGACATATGTCAGAATACAAATAAATCGACACAATTGGCCTCTCACAGGCAAAATCCCTGCATGATGACCAAGCCAAGGCAACCTCGGATGATACCTTGCGGGGTTGCAAGGATTCTCTTTACTTTCAGCATAAACTAAGCCAGCATTGGAAGCTCCCGATCGAGCATGTGTCTACCCCTTGTCGATTATTTCAGGTAAAAAACATGGCTGGGAGATGAGATAAATACCCCGAGGTCCATTGGCTAGACCCATCTATTAATCGTTTCCTACAGGCTCATGCTTTTCTTGTCAAACTCTCCCCTCACATCCCATCGACCATGCGTACTTTCGCCCTCTCGACAGTGGTCTTTGTGACCGGCACCGTCGCTCAGAATGCCTGGAAAACCTGCTATGACGGACTGTTCATGATTGCTGCACGAGGTACAAACGAGGATAAGGGATCTGGTAGAATTGGAGACATCGCCGAAGCTGTGGCCAAGCGCATCAACGGTTCCCACGTCTATGGACTCGACTATCCTGCGACATTTCAGGACCCGGACTACGAGGAATCGGAGGCTGATGGcgtgaagaagctgaaggatATTCTTGGGAGTTATTTCTACCAATGTC carries:
- a CDS encoding hypothetical protein (TransMembrane:2 (o677-701i713-732o)) — translated: MGGKAFSHSDPPLETPRMPKEVYLEVKNKVIRALTPAFGWIDSPIEGPGKNDFGDIDIIVSGLIGDDMRKESILTLINHLLEAEAQITEPGSAVAAHFAIPWPKHLPQPATHDPLQDDDSNELESSATPIGNISPAGTSSSDLSRPQSAAPENPESNAEPLTLKELRDKGRKILPHSVARQTGLAVALMADSPDSELGSPSPEGTFSPSPDSGKQRKSSWSAKGKKLFIPRSRSFSSFSNLISKLGQSSWNSEDSSSDEDDKNKGTSPDSITNDKSGFYIQVDIHYCDTVKQAKYLRFHQAHGDIWQLLGSVIKPFGLTVDNVGLWIRIPEVELIDKKRAKILLTSVPNQILDFVGVSSTEYWRPFSDVDSMFGYISQSPMFYVPSDYSEDYEMTSAKSNDRQRLAKRPVYAQWIHAFKPLCRSKGFYSKALTTREDVRNKAFETFKIETEYHQRLRDFLFEKQKNEIIKEIKNIFPGPAQPTNQKAIQMRALHIKAMKEIIIECVDASRYNIVAPKGVRLPNGLFNMDRVRAFARTKPPAGRGARGSFSSEPASWRGLGCPSGEAPVALGLCPQQQSCFGVEPQALGYPREPSAILALPRALQICRLLRSCFERYLNYAKCETLAYLPYINYHSHNDANKPAAYNTKDGPKGKKHEIFSSFTAAEQPVVGNNKQDVSLVALLSFLSLIIWVLAASQYKILSQKSAEILQHSFILLHSCRPISLISFFWASLFPSKP